The following is a genomic window from Micromonospora cathayae.
TGGTGGCTGACTGTGGCGTCCTCGGCGGGCCCCGCCGACGACGCCCCGTCGCCCCAATCCACCGTGTACGTGTTGTCCGGCGCGGCCGGCACGAACGTCGCCGTGAACAGCGCCGTCATGTCCGTCGCGTCCGACGGGTCCGCGGTCAGGGTGCCGTCCGGCGGCCGCGCGGTCAGCCCGCACGTAGGCGCGGGCGGCGGCAGCAGGGTCCAGTCGAGGTGGAGCAGGTCCTGGTCGCCCATCGGGTCCAGCAGCGGCCCGACGCCCGTCGACCGCAGGTAGACGTCGTACGGCCCGACGTCCCAGCCCGGGTTCTCGATCGCCTTGCCGGTCAAGGTGAACGAGGCCGCCCCGTTCTCGATCGTGAAGTCCCCGATTTGTCCGTCGATGATCTGCGGGAGCAGGAAGTAGCCGAACCTCGGCCGCTGCACCGCCCCGGACAGGCACTTCTTGAGCTGCGTGCCCGACCACACCTCCAGCGCCACCGCGCTGTTGAGGTTCACCGCCGACGTGACCCGCATGCCGGTCGCGTTGCCGTCCTCGTCGAGCACCACCGGCATCCCGGTGAACAGCGTGTACAGCTCCGGGTCGACCCGCCCGCAGGTCACCGTCACGTTGTACAGCTTGATCCGCCGCCGGGCCGGCTCGTACACCAGCGGGTCGCCGTTGGCGTCCTTCTGGTCGATCTCCTCGCCGTCGTCGACCTCGGCCGCGTACTCGACCGAGACGAAGCCCTTCGACGTGACGTGGACCGGCCATCCTCCGGCGCCCAGGACCGGGTCGCCGCACACCCCGAGCTTCGTGGCCCGGAGCATCTTCCCCTTCACCGGGGTATCGCACACTGCTGGCATCAGGCATCCCTCAATAACGAGAGTCCATGCCCGGCCCGCAGCCAGCGGCGAATACCCCGTCAGCGTAGCCGAGAGGGCGCTGGCCCCGGGTGGGACCAGCGCCCTCGTCGACGAGCTGGTGGACCGTGCTACCGCTGCGCAGACGGGTGGTTGCCGAGCACCAGGTCGCGAACCAGCGTCTCGATCCGCTCGGCGTCGCCATGCGGCACCCGGAACGAGATCGTCGTCGCGCCGGCCACCACCGCCACGGCGGTGTGCAGGCCGTCGCGCTGCGAGGCGACCGACTGCACCGCCCGCATGGCAAGCATCTGCCGGCCCTGCTCCTTGAACCGCGGGCGGCACGCCGGGATCAGCAGCGACAGCGCGACTGTGTAGATCGCCAGGATCACCAGCAGCACGTTCGCCACCGTCGTGCGCCCCGGCTTGCTCCACTCGATACGGTCCGGCCAGATCACCACCCGCGCGTTGCGTCCCGCGACGTGACTCTCGAACGCCGCCAACGGCTGCTCCATCGTGCTTCCTCCACAGTGAACGGGGCCGCTCCCCCTGGGTGCGGCCCCGATACTCTCACGGCTGGCACAGCGCCAGCCCTCCCGTCACAGCTGTCGGCCGTCGATCACCTCGACCTCCCTGCCCAGCTTGGCGGCCAGCGCCCGCAACGCGGGCTCCGCCTCGTCCCACGCGGGCCCGTCGAGCACGTGGATGGTGCGGTGGTCACCCTTGACCGTCGTCACCATCACCGCCCGGTCGACGTCGAGGGCCACACCGCTGCGCTCGCAGAAGATCGCCCGCATCACGGCCTGCCGCAGGAACTCCCTGTCGAGGTAACGGTCCCGCTCCTCGTCGCTGTCGGCCATCAACGCCCGCAACACGTCGCCCATCAGTATCTCCCGGCTGGGGCGTGCGACGCGAACCACGGTGCCGTGGACGGCACGGGCGGGGCCGCGAACGGCGGCGGCGTGCTTTCCTCGTCGATCCGGTCGAGGCAGCTGGGGCACCAGACGTCGGGCACCGGGCCCTGCGCCAGGTCGACCGGCGTCCGTGCCACCCTCCCGCAGCCGCCCGCGCACGACAGCCGCAGGAGCCGAGGCAACCGCATCCCCAGCAGCATCATGCCGCGCGGCACCAGCGTCTCCCTCGGCTGGCCACCGTGGCGCGGTCGGATCACCAGGTTGACGCAGGTCGGGAAGTCGACCACCGGCTGCACGTCGAAGATTTCCACCAGCTGCCCGAACAGCAGCACCTCGTCGCGGCGGTGCAGCGACTCCGCCCGGACCACGTTTTCGTGTCCCTCCATCGCAGCGGTCACGCCGCCGCCTCCTCTCGCTCCAGCCAGGACAGCCTGGCCTCTACGTCGATCACCAGCTGTGTCGTCAGCCCGGCCCACACGTCGGCCGGCAGGGTCGCCAGGTGGTGCCACCGGCCGCCGTGCGAGGCGTAGACGTGCAGCGCCTCCAGCCCGTGCTCCCACAGGTACGCCCACGCCGGCTCGGTCGGGCGCTCAGCGGGCAGGCTGCCGAAGTGGGTCATCCCGGTTTCGGCCATCGGCCAGGCGCGGCCCACGCCGCTGACGAAGGCCCACTCGGCGGTGCTTGCCTCGGCGACCGGGTGCGGCCACTCCGAGTTGGCCAGGACCGACCAGTCTCGGTGCAGCAGCTCCTCGACCATCCGGAACGTGTCCCCCAGGAACTTCCGCTGCCACATCAGCCAGAGCTGGGCGAGGGTCCAGCTCGGCTGGCCCTCCAGGTCGACCGGCCGCGCCCGGTAGTCCCTGCCACCGGGGGCGAGCTGCCCCACCAGCGCCTTCATCGCGCACCCTCCCTGAAGGCGGCCCGAACCGCCGCCATGTACTGGCGGTAGCCCGACGCCTGCCACTGCACGGCGTAGCCCGCCTTCTGGACATCCAGCAGGTCCAGCTGTGTCAGGCTCGGCAGTTCGCCCACCGACCAGCACGCCCACGCCCGCCACCGCTTCGGGCCGCGCTCGGGGAGCACTCCCAGGTAGACGTGCAGTCGGTGGGCGCCGAACAGGTATGCCCACTCGCGGTCACCCGCCGGCGTCTCGGCGATGTTGCCGACCTGCGGCTCGCGGCCCTCGGAGGGCACGCCGACCAGGCGGCCGGTCGGCCCGGTGGCCGGCAGGGCGTACAGCCGCGACCAGTCGGAGTGCAGCAGCGTCGCCACCGCCGTCTCCGCGTTGTGGTCGCACAGGTCGTGCAGCAGCACCGACAGTGCCGGGACGACCATCGTCGGGCAGCCGTCGTGCTGGACGTGCCGCGCCAGGTACGTGCCGTCGGCACCTTCGATGCCGACCAGCGCGCGTAGACCCATGGTTACCTCCACGTGAACCGGGTCTTGCTCGGACAGTTACCTTGCTCTGTCCGGCCGCAATCGTCAACTGTGACCGGACAGCCAGAGCCGTCTAGGGACTCCGCACCGGGGCCGGGCGCACCGCCCAGCCCCGACTGCGCAGCCACTAGCCGCGCTCGACCACCTCACCCGACGCCAGGCGGGCCACCCCGACGAACTCGGACGGACCGTGCTCCCGCTTCTCCCACACGCCCGCCACGTCCCGGTGCAGCCGGAAGCCCGCGCGCTTCAGCGCCTCCAGGACGTCGCACCCGACGCCGAGTCCGTCGGCCGCACGCACCTCGACGTGCACCTCAAACACCTCCTCCGCCGGCCGCGCGTCGCACTCGTCGACCGGCTCGTCCGAGTGCGGGCACGTCGGCTGGTGCGGGTCGGCGACGTGCTCCCCGCAGTGCTTGCAGCAGAGTTCGTCGTCGTTGCAGGCACCGAACGGCTCACACTCGATTACCGCTCGCCCACCTTGCTGGATCGCGCTCTTGCCCATCTCAACCTCCACGTGAATCAGGGCAGGGTGTACACATTCATTGTATGCGATCAGCCCTCTTGTGTACAGGTTTTATGTATGCTAGGGGCTGTGTAGCAGGTCACACAGGGCCGGTCAGAACAGCCGAGCCTGCCGGTAGACCGCCTCGGCGTCGAACGTCGACGAGGCCGGTGCGGGCGGGGGCGGGGGCGGGGGCGGCTTCGGCTGCGCCCGCCGCAGGTGCGCGCTCAGCGGGTCCTCCGGGTGTGGCAGGTCGAGCAGCCGCCGCACCCCCGCGATCTGCCTGGCCACCTGCCACGCACGCTCCATCTCGTCGATCGCCACCTGGCGGACCCGCAGCGCCTCATGCATCCAGTCGTTCAGCAACCCGTCGCCGCAGCCGACGACCACCCGCCAGCCCAGCCCCCACAGGTGCAGGTTCACCGCGCACAGCGCCGCCGCCAGCGGGTCCAGGTCGTTCGCCCACCACTCGCACGTCGTCGGGTCGAGACCGTCCTCCCGCATCGCCTGCGCCGCGCCGAGCAGCATCGTGCCCGTGCCCGCACACGGCTCCAGGACCCTCTGGCCTTCCTTCGGCGTGTTCATCCGGCCCAGCAGTAGCGTCACGCTCTCCGGCGTCAGGAACTGGCCGATTCCGTTCCGCGCGCCCCGGCTCTTCATCGTCTGGAGCAGCATCCCGAGCAGGTCCGTGTCGCCCCAGCCGTCCGGCCCGAACCGCTCGAACACGCCGCGCCGCAGCGCCGCCTGGCCGACCGCGTGGATCGCCCGCAACACCGTCTCGTCCTGCTCCTCGTCGATCCACGACCACAGGTGGATCGTCCGCGGGTTCAGGTCCGGCCGCAGCGCCGCGAACTCGCACCACAGCCGCTGGATCAGCAGCCCGAAGCCCTCGTGGTCCAGGCGCTCCGCCGCCTCGCCCAGCCGGTCCAGCTGCTCCGGGCCCGGCGCCTCCCGCGCCACCAGCGCCAAGGCGGCTACCACCGACATCGGCACCTCGATCCGCGAGCCGCCGTACCGGCCGTGCCACGCCTCGTCGACCGCCTCCGCGATCGACCGCGCGTGCTCCCTCGGGTCACTCGGCACGGCTTTCGCGCGCCGCGCCATCGTCGTCCTCATGCTCTTCCTCCACGTGAACCCCGGCGACCTCCCGCCGGCTGGAATGGGAGCGCCCCCCGCAGCCATCGGCTACGGGGGGCGCTCGGTCAGGTCAGCGTCGGCCGCCGCACCCGGCGTGGCCACAGCCACCGCAGAACCCGCCGCTGTTGCACGCGCACGGGCACGGGCGGACCCGCTTCGCCGCCTTCTTCATCTCGTTCACCTCCCCTCGCCCTCTGTCGGCCCGGAACGCGCCGGCCGGGAATTCCCGGCCGGCGCGCATCGGTTCAGCTCGCCCGGCCGGCCTTCACGCTCTCGGCGGCGAACGCCAGGGCCGTCCGCCGCTCGGCCACCTTCATGAGCGCCGCGTCGACCGCCGCCGCCTTGCCGCTCACGGCGGCCAGCAGGTCGCCGCGCACCGACGTCCGCAGGTCGCCCGACTTCGCGGCCACCACCGCGTTCTCGGTCGCCACGGTGAGCTCGGCGGTGTGCCGCTCCAGCTCCCGCTCGGCCTCGGCCACCCACGCCGCCATCCGGGCGACCATCCCGAACGGCTCGGCACCCTCGGCCTCCACGCCGAACTCGGCGAGCAGCTCCTTGATCCGGTTCTCCATTTCCCTGCCCTCTTTCTGTGTTGAGGTCGCTTGCTGTACATATTCATTGTATGCAAATGACACTCCCCCGTACAAATTTTATGTACGCCCCAGGCTGTGTAGCGCGCCACACAAGCCCCACCACCCGCGCCCCTTGAGCACGAGAAACGCCGCCCGCCGCCACCCACCACCCGCGCCCCTTGAGCACGAGAAGCGCCTTGCCGCCGCCCCACCGCTCGCCGCTCGCCGCCGACAGCCGCCCACCCCCCGGGATAGGAAAAGGGGAGCCGCCGGCTTTCCGACCCCGACCACCCAGCCCCGAGGCGCAGACACAAAAAAGCCGCCCCACCTGGCACGGGGAAGCAACCAGGTGGGGCGGCGAGTCCGAGGCTGGGGTCTACGGTCAGCGGCTCCGCGAGGAACGCGACCGCGACGCCTTCGGCGGCGGCTGGGAGGCTCCCTCCGCCTCGGCGTCCGCCTCGGACACGTCGGCCCCGGCATCGGCCGACTTGCTCTCCTCGCCGGCACCCGCCGCCGGCTTCGATTCCGGCTCGGACGTCGGCTCGGGCTCGGGCTCGGGCTCCGGCCCGCGGGTCAGCCCCGGCGTCTCGACGTCGCCCTCCTCCCTGAGGTCGACGACGTCGTACCCGTCGACCACCTCCCGGGCCAGGTCCTCAGGCACGTCGAACGCCAGCCCGATCGGCCCGTCGCTCGTCGTCCGCACCTCGTCGTGCCGCTCCTCGCCGGCCGCGTCGAGCAGCTGCCGCGCGAGGGCCTGCGCGTCCGCGCGGTCGTTCGGGTAGATCAGCGGTGCCATGTCTCCTCCTACGCCGGCACGCCCGGCAGCTTGACCTTTACCGCCGCCACCACGCAGCTCCACCCGACTGTGTAGAACCGCTGGGCGACCGCGAACACCTCGTTGTCCTTGCGGTCCAGGGCCTCGGGCAGCTTCGGCAGGAACACCGCCGACCGCCGCACCATCACCGGCCCGGTCCCGTACAGCCACGCCTCACCGGCCCCCGGTGCCGCGCCGCCCGGACCGACGCCGGTCGTCTGCGCGAACACGATCGGGTTGCCCAGCGGCCCTACCAGCCGCGGGCCCTCGATCCGCGACTGGCCCTTCTCCGCGAACCACCCGCCTGTCCAGCGCGGCGCCCACAGCACGCCGAGCACGCCGGCCCGGTCGCCGATGCGCGCCTCCAGCAGGCCGACCCCCGTCTCCAGCGGCACCGGCGTCACGTCGGACCCGGCCAGCACCTCCGTGCCGGCGTCCGCCAGGTACACCTCGGTGTCGCCCTCGCCGGTCCACACGTAGTGCTCCAGCGACTGCTGCTCCACCGCGCCGAGAGCTCGCCGGGCGCGCTCCAGCAGATCCGGCCGGGCCACCGACCGGCCGGTCAGCCCGGCGTACAGCCGGATCACGCCCGCCTTGACGCTCGGCACGCCGTCCGGCAGCACCATCGTCGCCCGGTCTGGATCGGACGCCGCGGCGATGTTCGTCGGCGCCGGAGCGTCCACGCACAGCGGCTCCCACTCGACGCCGGCCTGAAACTCGCGCTGGTCGGCGGGGTCGACCACCGCCGCCGCCGAGAACAGCCCGTACCGGTACGGCGTCGTAGCTGGGGCGTCCACGTACACCAGGGGCTGAGTCACCCGTCACCTCCTCCAGGGTGAGGGCCGCGCCGCCAGGACGCGGCCCTCTGGAACGGGTAGCTCAGGCCGCCGCGCAGTCGAACGCGACGGTGCTGCCGGTGACGCCCGTCGGGCACAGCGGCACGCTCACCTTGTAGGACACGTAGCACCGCTTCACCAGCAGCGTCGCCTGCTCGGTGAACAGCGCGATGTACTCGTTGTCCTTCAGCTTCGTGCTGTCGTAGACCGCCGACAGGTCGATGATCGGCTTGCTGCCCTTCACCCACGTGCCCGGTGCGTAGATCAGGAAATCGACCGTGCCCGGCCACTGGCCCGGGGCCGTGGTGCCGCCGAAGCCGTTGCCGCCCGCGTCGGCGTACCCATCCTGCCAGTCGTAGACGAACTGCGGCCGCAGGTGCCGCCGGGTGAACCAC
Proteins encoded in this region:
- a CDS encoding PKD domain-containing protein codes for the protein MKGKMLRATKLGVCGDPVLGAGGWPVHVTSKGFVSVEYAAEVDDGEEIDQKDANGDPLVYEPARRRIKLYNVTVTCGRVDPELYTLFTGMPVVLDEDGNATGMRVTSAVNLNSAVALEVWSGTQLKKCLSGAVQRPRFGYFLLPQIIDGQIGDFTIENGAASFTLTGKAIENPGWDVGPYDVYLRSTGVGPLLDPMGDQDLLHLDWTLLPPPAPTCGLTARPPDGTLTADPSDATDMTALFTATFVPAAPDNTYTVDWGDGASSAGPAEDATVSHQYATAGTYLITVTHTASGAQRFKSFVAPAV
- a CDS encoding N-6 DNA methylase, translating into MRTTMARRAKAVPSDPREHARSIAEAVDEAWHGRYGGSRIEVPMSVVAALALVAREAPGPEQLDRLGEAAERLDHEGFGLLIQRLWCEFAALRPDLNPRTIHLWSWIDEEQDETVLRAIHAVGQAALRRGVFERFGPDGWGDTDLLGMLLQTMKSRGARNGIGQFLTPESVTLLLGRMNTPKEGQRVLEPCAGTGTMLLGAAQAMREDGLDPTTCEWWANDLDPLAAALCAVNLHLWGLGWRVVVGCGDGLLNDWMHEALRVRQVAIDEMERAWQVARQIAGVRRLLDLPHPEDPLSAHLRRAQPKPPPPPPPPAPASSTFDAEAVYRQARLF